Below is a window of Lentimicrobium sp. L6 DNA.
TGGTTTTTAATCTTATCAGAAATAGCTGCCGCTGTAATTGAATTCTCTAAAGTTTGTCCTACCCTAGCACTCGTCAACTTTACTCCTTTCAATGTCAATTGTTCTGCAGCAAATTCTAAATCCTCCAAAAACTGATAGGTCTTAGTATGGGTTACATAGGATCCTTTTCCTTGCTCAATTTGATCTTTTGCAGCTTCCTCTATTTTTTCAAATTCTTTAAAATGAACTGCAGATAGAATAATTTGATTATGATTTAAGCCAAACTGAAGTGTTTTTACAAAAACTAAAGCTTTTCTTAAAGCCAGCTTAACTTTATCATAATCATATAAGAATGGCCTTAGTAATTCCTTAGCTTTATCCTCTAAAACAATAATATCACCAGGGCTTTTAACAGAATCTACCAATTTAAAAAGAATGACATCCAATTGAGATTTAAAATCATCGGATTCTTGTTTATGTATTTTCAATTGTTGCTGTTGGTACTGAACCATTTCTGAAATACTTTTATTATATTCCATCATGGCTTCTCTATTGGAATTTAATTGAGTTAAAATAGTTTTTAGGCTATTAAATAACAGTCTTCCAATTATCATTTTTTGTTGAGTATTTAAGATATTACCAGACTTAATAGGACCAAACTCACTTGCATCTTTACGGAAATAAAAGATATAAACATCACTAAAAGCATCTATATCACTGGAAAAACTCAAACAAAGCATACTCTTCAACACTTCACTAAATAGGTCCTCCTCCATTAATTCACTTTCATTTTCGCTAAAAGGCAGCTCATCTTGGCTATACCAAGCCACTGAGGATTTTTGATAGCGAAACTGATTGAGCTTAGATATACTGTTTGAGGATAAACTTATATTCTTTATGGAAGAGGAGTCTTCTTTATCAACCGATAATAATGTTAACTCAGCTGTTCTAGGATCATTCCACAATAAATCAACCCTATCCAATCCAGGCAATAAATGCACCGCATGCTCAAGAGCTGTTATAGCCGGAAGATTTAAAAAACTAAACTGATTCTTCATTAAACAATAATTGATTAAGTAATTTTGGTTTTCTTAAGTTTTGCTAAAGCTTAAAAATGTTCTTTTTCAGATCTTAAATCCATAAGGTAGCATTTTAAAAAACAGCCTTTTTGCAAAATTCGTATAAATGTAAGACAATTCCTCATGAATAATCAAGATTTTCATAACAATTTTAAGTTTTTTCTTAATTTATTTCATTCAGCTTAAGTTTACCTAACAGGACTTAACTTGTACTTTACAACACAACTTAAGCTTAAAATAATTGACAAACAGCCTATTACAAGATACTTTTGCTTCAGAATTTTATCTTATTGACCACAAAACAATCTATTATTATGAACGGAAGCATCTATAGCCTAATTCAAGAGAAAAGGAAATTATTTTACACTGGTATCATTAGAAACTCCTATAAAAGACCTACGCATGGTAAAGATGGGCATGTAGATACAAGTTCTGACTCTAACCAGCATGAAAAATCCTATACTATGAAATCGAGAGGGATTCAGATGTTGCAAGAAATATTCTCTGAGTAGCAAAGCAAATAATAATTCACATATCGGTTTTTTTTGTAGTTTTAGCTGCTGAATTGAACACAAAACATGAGAAAAAACCTTTGTCTCCTTTTAATATTAATTTCTGGAATAGTATTGAGTCAGAATGCTAATCGCGAAATTGACAGTCTCCAAAATATTCTTGGTTTAAGTCAGAATAAAAAATGGGTTGATGCTGCTGTAGAACTATCATTCAAACTAAGACATAATGAACCCAATTACAGTGAAGAGTTGATCACAGAAGCCATCGAACTTTCAAAAAGACTTGATTATAAATACGGATTGGCTAATGCCTATATGTTTAAAGGCCAGTATTCCTATGACAATAATAAAGTTTTAAGCGGACTAACCTTTTATCAAAAGTCTTACGAAATATATAATAAAATAAACAAACCAAAAAAAGCAGCGAACTCGATATACGGTATAGGTGAAGGTCTATCTAGAATTCATAAAACCAAAGAATCTAATGATACCTTAAAATTTGCATTGGACAAATATATTGAACAAATAGAGCCTAGCGATTTATCTGATTTTTATCAATTATTATCTAGCAATTATAAAGATTTAGGCAACCAAGAATATGCAATTGCCTATATAGATACAGCTATCATTATAGAACAAGAGAACCAATTAACATACAAATTAGTAAACTCTTATAATAGCCTCGGTATTATTCATTCCGACATAGGTAATTACAAACAATCTATATTTAATTATGATAAATGCGAATATATTGCTCGTCAATTAAACGACACACTGAGTATCTCTTATGCTATAAGTAATAAAGCACTCATTTATTTAGATTGGGGAGTGTATGATGAAGCCCTAAGCCTATTTCTTCAAGGTCAAGAATTAACGCAAGCACTGGGCTTAGAAAAAGAACTATCAATAGATCTTTCCAATATAGCTTTGGTTTATCAGGAAACCAAGGACTTAAATAAGGCCAAAACTTATTACCAACGCGCCCTTCGGTTAGCTGAAGAATACGGTCAGGACGAAACAGTCTCGATAATTCAACATAATTTAGGAGACATACTCTATACAGAAGGGAACTACGATTCCGCACTGATTCTTTTGAATAAAAGTATGAGGTATGAAATGAATAACAACCGCACACTAGGAATTGCTCAATCGAAGAGTATGATTGCCAATGTTTATGTGGCTATGGGCAAATATCCCTTAGCATTTTCATATTTTGAAGATGCCAAAAGTGTTTTTGAAAAATTCGGGAGCAAACTCGACTTGGCTAACCTCTTTATTGATTACGCTAAAGCTCATGAAACACTACTAAACGACTCATTATCTGTAGAATACTACAATAAAGGACTTGAAATAGCTATTCAAATCAATGCAACAAACATTATCCAAATAGGCTATGAGGCTGCCTCTAAAAACTATGAACGACTAGAAGATTTTAAACAAGCATTATACTATTATAAAGCTTTTAAAGAACTGAACGATACCATTTATAATGAACATGTTAGTAGTCGTATTGACTATATGTCACTAAAATTAGAAAATCAAGAACGAGAAAAAGATTTAGAAAAACTAGCTAATGAACAAAAGGTTTTCACATTAGAAAACCAAACCAAAAGAAACCGTTTATTTTTCATTATTATTGTCCTCATTATCATACTAGTTTTCTTTGTTTGGCTTTATTTCTTAAACCAACGTTCTCAAAAGCAGATTAAGCAACAGTACAATGTACTTTTGGAGAGTGAGCAGAAAATAAAAGCGCTTCTCGACGCTAGTTTCGATTCTACCATATTAGTGGATATTCATGGAGAAATCATCACAGCAAACTCTAATGATTTAAACGGTTTCCTCCCCGATCAAGCAAATATTTTAAACAAATCCATTTTCAGCTTCTTCAAGAAAACCAATAGAGTTGTATTAGAGAAATTCTCAGAATTAGTTCTCAGCTCTAAAACTTATAAAGAGTTACATGTGGTTGATGATAAGAATATATTCAATATCAAGATTAGTCCTATCATTGATATGAATCAAAATATTGTTTCTTTAGCTTTCTACATTAAGGATATCACTCAAATTGAAAAAGACAAGAAAGAAAAACGAGTAATGGAAAGCCAATTAATTCAAACCCAAAAAATGGAAACTGTAGGAACCATGGCTGGAGGAATTGCTCATGATTTTAATAACTACTTGGCTACTATCAAGGGATATGTGGATATGTCCTTGGAAGATATTGAAACTGACCATCATGTGCATACCTATTTAACCAATACCATGAAAGCAGTTACTCTATCCCAACAAACTGTTCAAAAACTACTCACCTTTAGTCGAGGAAAAGATATTATTATGGATAAGATATCCTTCGACCAACTGTTGACAGATAGCATAGATATTATTAAGGGATCTAAACCTAAAAATATTGATCTCATCTATCCAAACGAAGAATTCAATATAGAATTACTTGCAGATAAAAACCAAATTACACAAGTTATCATAAATATTATAACCAATGCATTTCATGCAATTGATGATCATAATGGTAGTGTCAAAATTGAAGCCTTTCCTAACATGACTTTAGCAGAGTTTGACCATAAAAAAATGATTTGTCTTAAAATATCTGATGATGGTATTGGAATGGATAAAGAAACCATTCAAAGAGTATTCGAACCCTTCTTTACTACTAAAGAAGTTGGAAAGGGAACAGGCCTTGGTTTATCTGTTGTTACTGGAATAGTGAAGCAACATAATGGCAAAATAACAGTGGAATCAGAATTTGGAAAAGGAACTATTTTTTCATTATATTTACCGATAATTTAATTGTATTTACCAAAAAAACACAGCCATGAAGAAGATTTTATTAATTGATGATGATACCCATTTTAGAGAAATGTTTGCCGTTTTACTAAAACGTAATAATTACGAAGTAATTGAAGCAACAGATGGCAGATACGCTAAAGAACTCTACAGCGAACACCAACCCCAGCTTGTTATTACAGATATTATCATGCCTGACAAAGAAGGCATAGAAACCATCCTCGATTTAAAAAAGGAATTTAAAGACATAAAGATCATTGCTGTTTCAGGAGGAGGAAGAACAAATGCCATGGATAACCTGAGATCGGCAAGATTACTTGGAGCAACCCTAACATTTGAAAAACCTTTTGAAAACAAGGAAATTCTTGAGGCTATTGCCACCTTGATAGGATAAGCTATTGTTATTTAAAAAACAATAAGCCAACCTCTTATATATCTGTTTTTTACATAATTATACTAAGATACAAACTCTTATTTAGAATGAAATTTAGAAGTCTTCTAAACAATTTTGTATCCTACTGACATAGTGCTATTTACAAATGCATTTTTTGTGTCAAAATAATCAAACAAATCGTTATATACTGATTTACAGACCCTTAAGTCCAAACATACAACAACTGTAAAAGCAAGGACTATACGACTAATGTTTCTATTTTTGTCCATCAACCTGTTTTAGTTGAGTATAACAAAATTAAAAACAAAACATAAATACCGTGAACGAAGTTATTATTTATGCCGTAAGTTCTCTAGGGGTTTTAGCCATTGTTGCTGCTGTAATTCTATATTTTGTGGCACAAAAATTCAAAGTTTTTGAAGATCCACGTATCGATGATGTAGAAGAAGTATTACCCAGTGCCAATTGTGGTGGCTGTGGTTATGCTGGTTGTAGAGCTTTTGCTGAAGCTATTGTTAAAAAAGCTACTCTAGAAGGCTTTAATTGCCCTGTAGGAGGAAGCGATGTAATGGTTGATGTTGGTAAGGTAATGGGCATGGAAGCCGCAATGGCCGAACCTCAAATAGCTGTTGTAAGATGTAGTGGTTCTGTGGTCAATTCACCTGCTAAAGTTAAATACGATGGTATTGCCAATTGTGCAGCTGCCGCTACTGTATTTTCTGGAGAAGGAGGATGTTCTTATGGTTGCCTAGGATTAGGTGACTGTGAAGTATCTTGTGATTTCGATGCCATCCACATCAATCCTGAAACCATGTTACCTGAAGTAACAGCAAATTGCGTGGCTTGTAATGCTTGTATTGTTGCTTGTCCCAAGGATATTATTGAACTAAGAAACCTAGGTAAAAAAGAACGTAGAATCTTTGTAGCCTGTGTAAATGAAGAAAAAGGTGCTCCAGCTAAGAAAAACTGCGATGTAGCTTGTATCGGATGTTCTAAATGTTTCAAAGTTTGTCCTTTCGATGCCATCGAAATGAAGAACAACAGAGCTTATATCGATTTTGAAAAGTGTAAGCTATGTAGAAAATGCGAACCCGTTTGTCCAACAAACGCCATTCACGAAATCAATTTCCCTCTTAGAAAGCTAAAGCCAGAAGGTGAAAAGCCTGCTGCTAAAAAAGAAGCTCCTGCAAAAGTAGCCGTTGCTGAAAAAGCTGTTCCTGCTGCAAAAGTGGAAAAAGAGGTGAAGAAAGTTGAAGAGCCTATTGCTAAAAAGGACTCTGATGCTAAAGAAAATACAGAAAAAGCTTAATTCTCTAAATAAATAAAAGGGGTATTAAATGAAGACTTTTAAACTTGGTGGTGTACATCCACCTGAAAACAAATTATCGGCTCAAGCAGCCATTGAATATCTTCCGCTACCAAAGCAAGTAACAGTTCCAATAGGTCAACACTTAGGAGCTCCTGCAACGCCAGTAGTAAAAAAAGGTGACGAAATTAAAGTAGGGCAATTATTGGCTAAAGCTAGTGGTTTTATCTCTGCCAATATTCACTCACCTGTATCGGGGAAAGTATTTAAAATTGATGATGTCTATGATTCTAGTGGATACCGTAAACCTTCAATCATTATTAATGTGGAGGGTGATGAATGGCTAGAGAACATCGATCAAAGTAAAGATATCGTAAAAGATATTAAGCTTTCAAACAAAGAAATTGTTGACAAGATTAACGAGATGGGGGTAGTAGGGCTTGGTGGCGCTACCTTCCCTTCTTTTGTTAAGTTAATGGTTCCTGAAGGAAAGAAAGTAGAATTTCTAGTTATTAATGGAGTGGAATGTGAGCCTTATTTGACTTCCGATCATCGCTTAATGTTAGAGCGTGGTGAGGAAATGATGATTGGTATTAGCATCCTCATGAAGGGTCTAAATGTTGACAAAGCCTTAATTGGTGTAGAAAACAACAAACCAGATGCTATAGAGGAGCTTAAAAGATTAGCCAAGAATTTCAAAGGTATCGAAATCCATCCTCTAAAAGTTCAATATCCCCAAGGTGGTGAAAAGCAGTTGATACAAGCCATTACTGGTAAAGAGGTTCCATCTGGGAAACTTCCTCTAGAAGTAGGTTGTGTAGTCAACAATGTGGGTACTGCATTGGCTGTTTATGAAGCGATCCAAAAGAACAAACCATTAATAGAACGTGTGGTGACTGTAACTGGCAAATCAGTGAAGAAGCCATCTAACTTTATGGTTAGAATTGGTACTCCAGTTAAGGAACTCATTGAAGCTGCCGAAGGTTTACCTGAAGATACTGGCAAAATCATCAATGGTGGTCCTATGATGGGAAAAGCATTATTAAATACTGATGTACCTGTAGTAAAAGGAACTTCTGGTATTTTAATCATGCCTGAGAATGAAAGCAAACGTGGCGAAACAAGCAATTGTATCCGCTGTGCTAAATGTGTTCAGGTTTGCCCAATGGGACTAGAACCAGTTTACCTTTCTAAAACCAGCAAGCTTCAAATGTTTGATAAGGTAGAAAACGAAAGAGTGATGGACTGTATTGAATGTGGTTCTTGCTCGTATACTTGTCCTGCTAACATTCCTCTTCTCGACTTCATCAGGTTTGGAAAGAATAAAGTAGGTGGAATCATCAGGAATAGAAACAAGAAATAAAACGATAAGAAAAGATGAGTTTATTAACAGTATCTGCATCCCCTCACGTTCATGGCGATATGTCGACCAAGAAAATCATGTGGGGAGTAGTATATGCCATGATTCCGGCCATGCTGGTTTCCATATACTTCTTTGGCCTCGATGCCATGCGTGTTATTTTTATTGCGGTAGCAGCTTCCATTTTCTTCGAATGGGCTATCCAAAAATATTTATTAAAAGGCAGCAATACCATTATGGATGGTTCAGCAGCCATTACCGGAATCCTCTTGGCTTTCAATGTACCTAGTAATCTGCCTTGGTGGATTATTATCATTGGTGCTTTAGTAGCGATAGGAATGGGTAAAATGAGCTTTGGGGGTTTAGGAAAGAATCCTTTCAATCCAGCATTAGTTGGACGTGTATTCTTACTCATCTCCTTCCCTGTTCAAATGACCAGTTGGCCAAAAGCAAGTCCTATTATTGATGGATTAGCTGATGCTGTTACAGGTCCTACTGCTCTTGGAGTGATGAAAGAAGGTTTAAAAGCAGGACAAACAGTACAAGAACTAATGACTTCTCCAGAGATGCCACAGTTTATGGGCCAGTTTATGGGCCACATGGGTGGTAGTATGGGCGAAGTATCTGCTCTGGCCTTAATCCTTGGTGGTATTTATATGTTATGGAGAAAAATCATCACTTGGGAAATCCCTGGAAGCGTATTG
It encodes the following:
- a CDS encoding tetratricopeptide repeat protein, with the protein product MRKNLCLLLILISGIVLSQNANREIDSLQNILGLSQNKKWVDAAVELSFKLRHNEPNYSEELITEAIELSKRLDYKYGLANAYMFKGQYSYDNNKVLSGLTFYQKSYEIYNKINKPKKAANSIYGIGEGLSRIHKTKESNDTLKFALDKYIEQIEPSDLSDFYQLLSSNYKDLGNQEYAIAYIDTAIIIEQENQLTYKLVNSYNSLGIIHSDIGNYKQSIFNYDKCEYIARQLNDTLSISYAISNKALIYLDWGVYDEALSLFLQGQELTQALGLEKELSIDLSNIALVYQETKDLNKAKTYYQRALRLAEEYGQDETVSIIQHNLGDILYTEGNYDSALILLNKSMRYEMNNNRTLGIAQSKSMIANVYVAMGKYPLAFSYFEDAKSVFEKFGSKLDLANLFIDYAKAHETLLNDSLSVEYYNKGLEIAIQINATNIIQIGYEAASKNYERLEDFKQALYYYKAFKELNDTIYNEHVSSRIDYMSLKLENQEREKDLEKLANEQKVFTLENQTKRNRLFFIIIVLIIILVFFVWLYFLNQRSQKQIKQQYNVLLESEQKIKALLDASFDSTILVDIHGEIITANSNDLNGFLPDQANILNKSIFSFFKKTNRVVLEKFSELVLSSKTYKELHVVDDKNIFNIKISPIIDMNQNIVSLAFYIKDITQIEKDKKEKRVMESQLIQTQKMETVGTMAGGIAHDFNNYLATIKGYVDMSLEDIETDHHVHTYLTNTMKAVTLSQQTVQKLLTFSRGKDIIMDKISFDQLLTDSIDIIKGSKPKNIDLIYPNEEFNIELLADKNQITQVIINIITNAFHAIDDHNGSVKIEAFPNMTLAEFDHKKMICLKISDDGIGMDKETIQRVFEPFFTTKEVGKGTGLGLSVVTGIVKQHNGKITVESEFGKGTIFSLYLPII
- a CDS encoding response regulator; this translates as MKKILLIDDDTHFREMFAVLLKRNNYEVIEATDGRYAKELYSEHQPQLVITDIIMPDKEGIETILDLKKEFKDIKIIAVSGGGRTNAMDNLRSARLLGATLTFEKPFENKEILEAIATLIG
- a CDS encoding RnfABCDGE type electron transport complex subunit B produces the protein MNEVIIYAVSSLGVLAIVAAVILYFVAQKFKVFEDPRIDDVEEVLPSANCGGCGYAGCRAFAEAIVKKATLEGFNCPVGGSDVMVDVGKVMGMEAAMAEPQIAVVRCSGSVVNSPAKVKYDGIANCAAAATVFSGEGGCSYGCLGLGDCEVSCDFDAIHINPETMLPEVTANCVACNACIVACPKDIIELRNLGKKERRIFVACVNEEKGAPAKKNCDVACIGCSKCFKVCPFDAIEMKNNRAYIDFEKCKLCRKCEPVCPTNAIHEINFPLRKLKPEGEKPAAKKEAPAKVAVAEKAVPAAKVEKEVKKVEEPIAKKDSDAKENTEKA
- the rsxC gene encoding electron transport complex subunit RsxC, giving the protein MKTFKLGGVHPPENKLSAQAAIEYLPLPKQVTVPIGQHLGAPATPVVKKGDEIKVGQLLAKASGFISANIHSPVSGKVFKIDDVYDSSGYRKPSIIINVEGDEWLENIDQSKDIVKDIKLSNKEIVDKINEMGVVGLGGATFPSFVKLMVPEGKKVEFLVINGVECEPYLTSDHRLMLERGEEMMIGISILMKGLNVDKALIGVENNKPDAIEELKRLAKNFKGIEIHPLKVQYPQGGEKQLIQAITGKEVPSGKLPLEVGCVVNNVGTALAVYEAIQKNKPLIERVVTVTGKSVKKPSNFMVRIGTPVKELIEAAEGLPEDTGKIINGGPMMGKALLNTDVPVVKGTSGILIMPENESKRGETSNCIRCAKCVQVCPMGLEPVYLSKTSKLQMFDKVENERVMDCIECGSCSYTCPANIPLLDFIRFGKNKVGGIIRNRNKK
- a CDS encoding RnfABCDGE type electron transport complex subunit D → MSLLTVSASPHVHGDMSTKKIMWGVVYAMIPAMLVSIYFFGLDAMRVIFIAVAASIFFEWAIQKYLLKGSNTIMDGSAAITGILLAFNVPSNLPWWIIIIGALVAIGMGKMSFGGLGKNPFNPALVGRVFLLISFPVQMTSWPKASPIIDGLADAVTGPTALGVMKEGLKAGQTVQELMTSPEMPQFMGQFMGHMGGSMGEVSALALILGGIYMLWRKIITWEIPGSVLISVVVFSGIFWLIDPTHYVNPIFHLLTGGMMLGAIFMATDMVSSPMTKKGQLVYGVGIGVLTVIIRVWGAYPEGMSFAILIMNAVVPLLNNSFKPTRFGKEVKHG